A portion of the Desulfuromonadaceae bacterium genome contains these proteins:
- a CDS encoding CoA-binding protein — MTTEERISKFFSAEAFAVAGASANRGKFGNKVLRCYQQHQLPVTPINPTADAIEGLRCVAHIDQLPANVKSLSIITPPAITIQLIPQAAAHGIENIWLQPGAQSPAAIAAAEKLGLNVIADGSCLLVVLGYHDH, encoded by the coding sequence ATGACAACCGAGGAACGTATCAGCAAATTTTTCAGCGCCGAAGCTTTCGCCGTCGCCGGCGCTTCAGCGAATCGCGGCAAATTCGGGAACAAGGTGCTACGCTGTTACCAGCAGCATCAGCTGCCAGTAACGCCGATCAACCCCACTGCCGACGCAATCGAGGGGCTGCGTTGCGTTGCGCATATCGACCAGCTCCCGGCCAATGTCAAGAGTCTGTCGATCATCACCCCGCCAGCAATCACCATACAACTAATCCCCCAGGCTGCCGCCCACGGGATTGAAAACATCTGGCTGCAACCGGGCGCGCAGAGTCCGGCAGCGATCGCCGCCGCCGAAAAACTCGGCTTGAACGTCATTGCCGACGGCAGTTGTCTGCTGGTGGTTCTCGGTTATCACGACCATTAA
- a CDS encoding cupin domain-containing protein — protein MQTSFCDYEDKVVYSKEKANKVVLHEGVHARTTLWCLLPGQHIHSHVHAGDHVWVVLEGDGSFLSEAESRNVTSGTILHAPAGEPHGIENRGDSGLVFVSISAG, from the coding sequence ATGCAAACAAGTTTCTGCGATTATGAAGATAAAGTGGTCTATTCGAAAGAGAAGGCCAACAAGGTGGTGCTTCACGAAGGGGTTCATGCCCGGACAACTCTTTGGTGTCTGCTGCCGGGGCAGCATATTCACTCTCACGTTCACGCAGGTGATCATGTCTGGGTGGTGCTCGAAGGGGATGGGTCGTTTCTGAGCGAGGCAGAATCACGAAATGTTACCTCTGGCACGATCCTCCACGCGCCAGCCGGTGAGCCGCACGGCATTGAGAATCGCGGCGACTCCGGGCTGGTTTTTGTCAGCATCTCGGCAGGGTAG
- the htpX gene encoding zinc metalloprotease HtpX, giving the protein MNMIRTTALMTLLTLVLVWAGNMLGGQSGALFALILAGAMNLGSYWFSAKIVIKMYRGREVKEGPLFDVVHEICTRNNLPMPKVYILPQPTPNAFATGRNPQHAVVAATEGITQILSRDELKGVMAHEMSHVMHRDILIGSIAATFAGAISYMSHMAQWAMIFGGGRDEEDGNPVALIILMILGPIAAMLIQMAISRSREYEADRGGALMCGNPHNLANALRKLEMANSRMPMAQMNEATAHMFIVNPLRGAGLKTLFSTHPPVAERIRRLETMQP; this is encoded by the coding sequence ATCAATATGATCCGCACCACCGCACTGATGACGCTGCTGACACTGGTCCTGGTGTGGGCTGGGAACATGCTGGGCGGACAGAGCGGCGCACTCTTCGCCCTGATTCTGGCCGGCGCAATGAACCTCGGTTCCTACTGGTTCTCCGCTAAAATCGTGATCAAAATGTATCGCGGTCGTGAGGTAAAGGAAGGTCCGTTGTTTGACGTCGTGCATGAAATCTGCACCCGCAACAATTTGCCGATGCCGAAAGTCTACATCCTGCCGCAACCCACGCCGAACGCTTTCGCTACCGGTCGCAACCCGCAGCATGCGGTCGTTGCAGCGACCGAGGGGATTACGCAGATTCTCAGTCGTGATGAGCTGAAGGGGGTGATGGCCCACGAGATGAGCCACGTGATGCATCGTGATATTCTCATCGGCTCAATTGCCGCAACGTTCGCCGGGGCCATTTCCTACATGTCGCACATGGCGCAGTGGGCAATGATTTTTGGCGGCGGACGGGATGAGGAGGATGGCAACCCGGTGGCGCTGATCATCCTGATGATCCTCGGACCGATCGCGGCAATGCTGATCCAGATGGCGATTTCCCGTTCGCGCGAGTATGAAGCCGATCGCGGCGGCGCGCTGATGTGTGGCAATCCCCACAATCTGGCCAACGCCCTGCGTAAACTGGAGATGGCCAACAGCCGCATGCCGATGGCGCAGATGAACGAAGCGACAGCACATATGTTCATCGTCAACCCGCTGCGCGGTGCCGGGCTGAAAACTCTTTTTTCGACACATCCGCCGGTCGCGGAACGCATACGCCGACTCGAAACCATGCAACCGTAA
- the rsmB gene encoding 16S rRNA (cytosine(967)-C(5))-methyltransferase RsmB yields MSQPDPRRIAYYVLRKVQEADAYADLALDAELNAEPHLDPRDRALATELSYGVCRYRGRLDFALAHFCTQALAKIEPGVLDLLRLGTYQLLILDRIPPRAAVHTTVELAKKVGLLRAAGFINGVLRNLERRKAEIPWPAPEQPLDYLTHYLSLPGWLAKRWLDELGADQALQLAAAQLEAAPLTLRVNTRVTDRDSFLAQLHAADHPAIATGYAPEGVTLSGRAAISAAALTSGTFQVQDEASMLIAHLLAPQAGERILDACAAPGGKTTHIAALADNQAQITALDLHPHRVKMIKEGARRLGCSGIDARVWDLTHPPTFLPQAGFDRVLVDAPCSALGVLRRNPDGRWRRQPDDIPRLAELQRMILAQVAPLLRPGGTLVYSVCTQTAEETEETVTLFLAMYPEFSRVDLHSTVPTGWSTLIDECGALRTCPQRHGGMDGFYAVRLLRN; encoded by the coding sequence ATGTCACAACCCGATCCCCGGCGTATCGCCTATTATGTCTTGCGCAAGGTTCAGGAAGCGGATGCCTACGCCGACCTGGCTTTGGACGCCGAATTAAATGCCGAACCGCATCTTGACCCACGCGACCGGGCCCTGGCAACGGAACTGAGCTACGGGGTGTGCCGTTATCGCGGGCGACTCGATTTTGCCCTGGCGCATTTCTGCACGCAGGCGCTGGCCAAGATTGAGCCCGGCGTTCTCGATCTGCTGCGGTTGGGCACGTATCAATTGCTGATTCTCGATCGCATTCCGCCACGGGCAGCGGTCCATACCACTGTCGAGCTGGCGAAAAAGGTCGGCTTGTTGCGCGCCGCCGGATTTATTAACGGCGTGCTGCGCAATCTGGAACGACGTAAGGCCGAGATTCCCTGGCCTGCGCCGGAGCAGCCGCTCGACTACCTGACCCACTATCTGTCACTCCCCGGCTGGCTGGCAAAGCGCTGGCTGGACGAACTCGGCGCGGATCAGGCATTGCAGCTGGCCGCCGCACAACTCGAAGCGGCACCATTGACCCTCCGGGTGAACACACGGGTAACCGATCGTGACTCATTTCTGGCCCAGCTGCATGCCGCCGACCATCCGGCCATTGCCACCGGCTACGCTCCCGAGGGGGTGACGCTGAGTGGTCGCGCGGCCATTTCGGCGGCGGCACTGACCTCCGGAACTTTTCAGGTTCAGGATGAGGCGAGCATGCTGATTGCGCACCTGCTCGCCCCGCAAGCGGGGGAACGGATCCTTGACGCCTGCGCTGCCCCTGGCGGAAAAACGACCCACATCGCTGCATTGGCCGACAATCAGGCGCAAATCACCGCCCTTGATCTGCACCCGCATCGGGTGAAAATGATCAAGGAGGGAGCGCGACGCCTCGGTTGCTCAGGCATTGATGCCCGCGTCTGGGATCTGACTCACCCGCCAACCTTTCTGCCGCAGGCCGGTTTCGACCGGGTGCTGGTCGATGCCCCGTGCAGCGCGCTCGGCGTATTGCGCCGCAACCCCGATGGACGCTGGCGACGGCAACCGGACGACATCCCGCGCCTGGCGGAGTTGCAACGGATGATTCTCGCTCAGGTTGCGCCCCTGTTGCGCCCCGGAGGCACGCTGGTTTATTCGGTGTGTACACAGACGGCTGAGGAAACAGAAGAAACCGTTACCCTGTTTCTGGCCATGTATCCGGAATTTTCCCGGGTCGATTTGCACAGCACTGTTCCGACAGGCTGGAGCACTTTAATCGATGAATGTGGCGCGTTGCGAACCTGTCCACAACGGCACGGTGGAATGGATGGATTTTACGCGGTCCGCTTGCTCCGCAACTGA